A window of Pseudomonas denitrificans (nom. rej.) genomic DNA:
GGCCGATCGTCTGGATGTCCGAGGACGACGCACGCTCCATTGGTGTCTCCGATAACGACTGGATCGAGCTGTACAACGCCAACGGCGCCATCGCCGCCCGCGCGGTGGTGAGCCAGCGGGTGCGCCCGGGCATGGCGATGATGTACCACGCCCAGGAACGCATTCTGAACATCCCAGGCTCCGAGATGACCGGCACGCGCGGCGGTATCCACAACTCGGTCACGCGGGTCTGCCCCAAACCGACCCACATGATCGGCGGCTACGCGCAGCTCTCCTACGGCTTCAACTACTACGGCACCGTGGGTTCCAACCGCGACGAGTTCGTCATCGTGCGCAAGATGCGCCGCATCGACTGGCTCGACGGCGAAGGCAACGACTATCAGCAGGAGGCCGTCAAATGAAGATTCGTTCCCAGGTCGGGATGGTCCTGAACCTCGACAAGTGCATCGGCTGTCACACCTGCTCGGTCACCTGCAAGAACGTCTGGACCAGCCGCGAAGGCATCGAGTACGCCTGGTACAACAACGTCGAAACCAAGCCCGGCATCGGCTACCCCAAGGAATGGGAGAACCAGAAGAAATGGAACGGCGGCTGGGTGCGCAACGCCGACGGCTCCATCAACCCGCGCATCGGCGGCAAGTGGCGGGTACTGGCGAACATCTTCGCCAACCCGGACCTGCCGGAGATCGACGACTACTACGAGCCCTTCACCTTCGACTACCAGCACCTGCACAGCGCCAAGCAGGGCGACCACCAGCCGGTGGCGCGGCCGCGCTCGCTGATCTCCGGGCAGCGCATGGACAAGGTGGAATGGGGCCCGAACTGGGAAGAACTGCTGGGCACCGAGTTCGCCAAGCGACGCAAGGACATCAACTTCGACCAGGTCCAGGCGGACATCTACGGCAGTTCGAAAACACCTTCATGATGTACCTGCCGCGCCTGTGCGAGCACTGCCTGAACCCGGCGTGCGTGGCCTCCTGCCCCAGCGGCGCGATCTACAAGCGCGAGGAAGACGGCATCGTCCTCATCGACCAGGACAAGTGCCGCGGCTGGCGCATGTGCATCTCCGGCTGCCCGTACAAGAAGATCTACTACAACTGGAAAAGCGGTAAGTCGGAGAAGTGCATCTTCTGCTACCCGCGCATCGAGACCGGCCAGCCCACGGTCTGCTCGGAAACCTGCGTGGGGCGCATCCGCTACCTCGGCGTGCTGCTCTACGACGCCGACCGCATCGAGGAAGTGGCCGCCTCCAAGGATGACCGCGACCTCTACCACCGCCAGTGCGAGATATTCCTCGACCCGCACGACCCGGCAGTCATCGCCCAGGCGCGCAAGGACGGCATCCCCGACAACGTGATCGCCGCAGCGCAAGCCTCGCCGGTCTACAAGCTGGCCATCGACTGGCAGCTGGCCCTGCCGCTGCACCCGGAATACCGCACCCTGCCGATGGTCTGGTACGTGCCGCCGCTCTCCCCCATCCAGTCCGCCGCCGAGGCCGGGCACGTGGAATTCGACGGCGTGCTGCCCAAGGTCGAGTCGCTGCGCATCCCGGTGCGCTACCTGGCCAACATGCTCACCGCCGGCGAGGAAGCACCGGTGGTGCTGGCCCTCAAGCGCCTGATGGCGATGCGCGTGTACATGCGCGCCAAGCACGTCGACAAGGAGCTGAACACCGAGGTGCTGCAACAGGTCGGCCTGACCCAGAACCAGGTCGAGGAGATGTACCGCTACCTGGCCATCGCCAACTACGAGGATCGTTTCGTCATCCCCACCGGCCACCGCGAGCACATCCCCGAGGCCTATGCCGAACGCAGCGGTTGCGGCTTCACCTTCGGCGACGGCTGCAACGGTGGCGGCAACAACCAGGTCAGCCTGTTCGGCGGACGCAAGAACACCACCACGCTGGTCAAGCCGGTGCAGACCTTCGACCCGGTGGAGGACAGTCGCCATGGGTAACTACGAAGCCATTCCCAAACCTCACGACGGCCCCATCGTCGGCCTGCTCAGCCTGCGCGTGCTGGCGCGCCTGCTCGACTACCCCACCGCCGAGCTGCAGGCGGCCTGCGCCGAAGCCGTGGAGATTCTCGACGGCGAGGACCGCCTGCCACTGAAGCTGCGCGCGGAGCTGGCGCAGTGGTGCGCTGAACTGGCCGCCGGCGACCTGCTCGATCTCGAGGAAGCCTACGTCGAGCTGTTCGACCGTGGCCGTGCCACCTCGCTGCTGCTGTTCGAGCACGTGCACGGCGAATCCCGCGACCGCGGCCAGGCCATGGTCAACCTGCTGGCCGAGTACGAGGCCGCCGGCTTCCAGCTCGACGCCCGCGAGCTGCCGGACTACCTGCCGCTGTTCCTGGAGTACCTGTCGACCCGCAGCCATGAGGAGATCGGCCAGTGGCTGGGCGACATCCAGCACATCCTCGCCCTGCTCACCGCGCGTCTTGAGGAGCGCGACACCCGCTACGCGCTGGTGCCGCGCGCCCTGCTCGCGCTGATCGGCGCCACCGAGGCCATCGACGAGCAGCGCCCGGTGGCCGCCGGCGAAGCACCGGACAACACGCCCCAGGCGCTGGACGCGGTGTGGGAGGAAGAAGCCGTGCGCTTCCACGCCGAAACCGACAAGGACTGCAGCCTGCAGTCAGCCGAAGGACGACGCCTGGCCGAGCGCAAGTACGAAGCGCTGCCCCAGGTCGTGCAGATCATGCCGTCAGAGCGCCCCTGAACCCGGCAAAGAATGAACGGAGGCCCATCATGTTCGAGCAATACCTGCTCCAATTCATCTACGGCATCTACCCCTACCTCGCCGGCACGGTGTTCCTGCTCGGCAGCCTGATGCGCTACGACTACGGCCAGTACACCTGGAAGACCGGCTCCAGCCAGATGCTTTCGTCGAAGCACATGCGCCTGGCGAGCAATCTGTTCCACATCGGCATCCTGGCGATCTTCGGCGGCCACCTGGTCGGCCTGCTGACGCCGCACTGGGTCTACGCGCCGTTCCTCTCGGCCGGGCACAAGCAGCTGATGGCGATCATCTTCGGCGGCATCGCCGGGGTGCTCTGCGTGATCGGCGGCGCCATGCTGCTCTGGCGGCGGCTGACCAACCCGCGCGTGCGCGCTTCCTCCAGCGTGATGGACAACCTGATCATCGCCCTGCTCCTGCTGCAGGCCTGCCTGGGCCTGACCACCATCTTCGAATCCATGGACCACCTGGACGGCGGCATGATGCTGGCGCTGGCCAACTGGGCGCAGGCCATCGTGTTCTTCCGCGGCGGCGCCGCCGACTTCGTGATGGAAGCGCCGCTGATCTTCAAGCTGCACATCTTCATCGGCCTGACCATCATCCTGCTGTTCCCCTTCACCCGCCTGGTGCACGTGTGGAGCATTCCGCTGGGCTACTTCGGCCGTAACTACCAGATCGTCCGCCGTCGCGGCTAAGGAAAAAGCCAATGGACATGATTGCCGTCGAGAACCTCCCCGATGCACCGATCCCGGTGATCCGCGTCGGCGACACCGAACTGACCGAGGCCGACATCGCCAAGGAGACGCCCTTCCACCCGGCCTCCTCGCTGGCCGATGCGCAGCTCAGCGCCGTGCGCGCACTGGTCGTGCGCGAGCTGCTGTCGCAGCGCGCCGCCATGCTCGGGCTGACAGCGAACATCGAGGATGATGACCAGGCCGTCGCGGCCCTGCTGGAACGCGAGCTGAACGTCCCGGAGCCGGACGAAACCAGCTGCCGGCGCTACTTCGACACCCACCGCGAGCGCTTCTCCGAACCGACCCGCCTGCGCGTGCGGCACATCCTGCTACCCGCCGCACCGGAAGACGCCAAGGCCCGCGACGCGCACTACCGGCTGGGCGAGAAGCTGCTGAAGGAGCTGGGCGAGCACCCGGAGCGCTTCACCGACCTGGCCCAGCGGCATTCCGCCTGCCCGTCGAAGGACGAAGGCGGCGAACTGGGCTGGCTGACCTCCGGGCAGACCGTCGCCGAGCTGGACCAGGCCATCCAGCGCCTGCCGGTAGGCCTGCACGACCGGCCACTGGCGTCACGCTATGGCTGGCACGTGGTGAGCATCGACGAGCGCCAGGAACGCAAGCCGCTGCCCTATGCCCAGGTAGCCAACCACGTACACCACAGCCTGCGCGAGGAATCCACCCGCCACGCCCTGCGCCAGTACCTGCTGGCGCTGGAGAAGGAAATCGGTGTCCGCGGCTTCAGCCTGGATGAAGACCCCATCGAAGGCTCCGGCAACCGGCGCAGCGATATCGGGCTCTGACTCGCCAGGCTCAGGAGCGGTCGCGGCGCACCGTCGAGAGGAGGCTGGTCGGGATCGACATCAGCAGGATATAGGCCGATACCGCCAGCATCAGTCCGCCGCTACCCAGCAGCAGGTAGCGGCGCTCCTTCACCACGGTCACGTCCAGGCCACCGGAAAAGAGAATCCAGCCCAGCCCCGCCAGCGCAACGGTGAACAGGATGGCAATCAGGTAGCTGGCGGCGACGATCAGCATCCAGAACGGACTCCAGCGCCGGCGCGGTGGCTTCTCCATGGCTTCGGGC
This region includes:
- a CDS encoding peptidylprolyl isomerase, whose translation is MDMIAVENLPDAPIPVIRVGDTELTEADIAKETPFHPASSLADAQLSAVRALVVRELLSQRAAMLGLTANIEDDDQAVAALLERELNVPEPDETSCRRYFDTHRERFSEPTRLRVRHILLPAAPEDAKARDAHYRLGEKLLKELGEHPERFTDLAQRHSACPSKDEGGELGWLTSGQTVAELDQAIQRLPVGLHDRPLASRYGWHVVSIDERQERKPLPYAQVANHVHHSLREESTRHALRQYLLALEKEIGVRGFSLDEDPIEGSGNRRSDIGL
- the narJ gene encoding nitrate reductase molybdenum cofactor assembly chaperone, which encodes MGNYEAIPKPHDGPIVGLLSLRVLARLLDYPTAELQAACAEAVEILDGEDRLPLKLRAELAQWCAELAAGDLLDLEEAYVELFDRGRATSLLLFEHVHGESRDRGQAMVNLLAEYEAAGFQLDARELPDYLPLFLEYLSTRSHEEIGQWLGDIQHILALLTARLEERDTRYALVPRALLALIGATEAIDEQRPVAAGEAPDNTPQALDAVWEEEAVRFHAETDKDCSLQSAEGRRLAERKYEALPQVVQIMPSERP
- the narI gene encoding respiratory nitrate reductase subunit gamma, with the protein product MFEQYLLQFIYGIYPYLAGTVFLLGSLMRYDYGQYTWKTGSSQMLSSKHMRLASNLFHIGILAIFGGHLVGLLTPHWVYAPFLSAGHKQLMAIIFGGIAGVLCVIGGAMLLWRRLTNPRVRASSSVMDNLIIALLLLQACLGLTTIFESMDHLDGGMMLALANWAQAIVFFRGGAADFVMEAPLIFKLHIFIGLTIILLFPFTRLVHVWSIPLGYFGRNYQIVRRRG